A single window of Archangium lipolyticum DNA harbors:
- a CDS encoding GbsR/MarR family transcriptional regulator translates to MGRTGLSAEEERFIESMGLFFERQGVPRIGGRILGLLLLADEPLALGEIARLLRVSPASVSTNIRQLQTSGTVDPASIPGDRRHYYVFNSAGWDHRLEVAISAMDALGQMCQDALAVPRLSKRDKLREAVEFCAFYREELAGAVERWRARFARRPGTQATKTPSPSARQRRSGTR, encoded by the coding sequence ATGGGTCGCACCGGTTTGAGCGCCGAGGAGGAACGGTTCATCGAATCGATGGGCCTGTTCTTCGAGCGCCAGGGCGTTCCGCGCATCGGCGGCCGCATCCTCGGGTTGCTGCTGCTGGCCGACGAGCCGCTGGCGCTGGGCGAGATCGCCAGGCTGCTGCGGGTGAGTCCGGCCTCGGTGTCCACCAACATCCGCCAGCTGCAGACCAGCGGCACCGTGGACCCCGCCAGCATCCCCGGGGATCGCCGACACTACTACGTCTTCAACAGCGCTGGCTGGGACCACCGGCTCGAGGTGGCGATCTCCGCCATGGATGCGCTGGGCCAGATGTGCCAGGACGCGCTCGCCGTGCCCCGGTTGAGCAAACGCGACAAGCTGCGCGAGGCGGTGGAGTTCTGCGCGTTCTACCGCGAGGAGCTGGCCGGTGCCGTCGAGCGCTGGCGCGCCCGCTTCGCCCGCAGGCCCGGCACCCAGGCAACCAAAACCCCCTCCCCTTCCGCCCGCCAGCGCCGGAGCGGCACCCGCTAA
- a CDS encoding tetratricopeptide repeat protein, giving the protein MAETSEISGSLVPLARREAMILLEAGYLWLDMGQFEKAREVFAGAAVLMPKSEVPQLALGSLEFAQGRHDKALQAYRAAQRLAPNSGLPRAHAGEALLFMGKVPEALKELKAAVDLDPEGDGARLAQALMDAKEAGALPPPSAKK; this is encoded by the coding sequence ATGGCGGAGACTTCGGAGATCTCGGGCAGCCTCGTCCCCCTCGCCAGGCGCGAGGCCATGATTCTTCTCGAGGCGGGCTACCTGTGGCTCGACATGGGCCAGTTCGAGAAGGCGCGGGAGGTCTTCGCCGGGGCGGCGGTGCTGATGCCCAAGAGCGAGGTGCCCCAGCTGGCGCTCGGCTCGCTCGAGTTCGCCCAGGGCCGCCATGACAAGGCGCTGCAGGCCTACCGGGCTGCCCAGCGGCTCGCTCCCAATTCCGGTCTTCCGCGGGCACACGCGGGCGAGGCCCTGCTGTTCATGGGCAAGGTGCCCGAGGCCCTCAAGGAGCTGAAGGCCGCCGTGGACCTGGACCCCGAGGGTGATGGGGCGCGTCTGGCCCAGGCGCTGATGGACGCGAAGGAAGCAGGGGCCCTGCCCCCGCCCTCCGCGAAGAAGTAG
- a CDS encoding sigma-70 family RNA polymerase sigma factor, translating into MGLGEDKKVLLEKYGPYVRSLASTVRRQFSAQLELDELIAYGQIGLLEAADRFDPKVGANFLTFAHYRIKGAIYDGLRKMGVLKGGDARSAYAGERATAYLGNLSDREQGGGNRGGSIDDDVMDISNAVAGLAMVFATSLEGAEGLGFTDESLPVDQRLELEQQRIRVRAAIEKLPEKERRLLQGYYFQGKTLEEAGAEIGQSKSWASRLHARAIERLKELLNEEESSSPEDTRRQSHGGSDGRRVGGANRPAEVAGPGRAAGQQAGGVEVRRGPR; encoded by the coding sequence TTGGGTCTCGGGGAAGACAAGAAGGTCCTTCTGGAGAAGTACGGCCCCTACGTCCGGTCGCTCGCGTCGACCGTGCGCAGGCAGTTCTCCGCCCAGCTCGAGCTCGATGAGCTCATCGCCTACGGTCAGATTGGTCTCCTCGAGGCCGCCGACCGGTTCGATCCCAAGGTAGGCGCCAACTTCCTCACCTTTGCCCACTACCGCATCAAGGGGGCCATCTACGATGGTCTTCGCAAGATGGGGGTGCTCAAGGGGGGAGACGCGCGTTCGGCCTACGCGGGCGAGCGTGCGACGGCGTATCTGGGAAATCTTTCGGATCGCGAGCAGGGAGGAGGCAACCGCGGGGGGTCCATTGACGATGATGTCATGGACATCTCCAACGCGGTGGCGGGGCTGGCGATGGTGTTCGCCACCAGCCTCGAAGGGGCGGAAGGGCTGGGCTTCACGGACGAGTCCCTGCCGGTGGATCAACGGCTGGAGCTCGAGCAGCAGCGGATCCGTGTGAGAGCGGCCATCGAGAAGCTGCCGGAGAAGGAACGCCGGTTGCTGCAGGGCTACTACTTCCAGGGCAAGACGCTGGAAGAGGCGGGGGCGGAGATCGGGCAGTCGAAGAGCTGGGCGTCTCGCCTGCATGCGCGGGCGATCGAACGGCTCAAGGAACTGTTGAACGAGGAGGAGTCTTCCTCCCCTGAGGATACAAGGAGGCAGTCACATGGCGGGTCCGATGGCCGGCGTGTCGGCGGCGCAAATCGCCCAGCAGAAGTTGCAGGACCAGGGCGCGCAGCAGGTCAACAAGCAGGGGGCGTCGAAGTTCGACGCGGCCCTCGCTAA
- a CDS encoding ATP-dependent helicase HrpB, protein MAGPMAGVSAAQIAQQKLQDQGAQQVNKQGASKFDAALANKAQAAGGPEQVQQAQAAQATQRAEQVRQTEAVNKTEKAALNKVNTAGQEPATARGAEAVGGKQETAKTGNNMLSHVVSELEKGQVNMEKLIKAGASGKTFSNAELLSLQAGMYKYTQELDLTSKVVEKATSGLKDTLKTQV, encoded by the coding sequence ATGGCGGGTCCGATGGCCGGCGTGTCGGCGGCGCAAATCGCCCAGCAGAAGTTGCAGGACCAGGGCGCGCAGCAGGTCAACAAGCAGGGGGCGTCGAAGTTCGACGCGGCCCTCGCTAACAAGGCTCAGGCCGCGGGCGGCCCGGAGCAGGTGCAGCAGGCCCAGGCCGCTCAGGCGACGCAGCGCGCCGAGCAGGTGCGTCAGACCGAGGCCGTCAACAAGACGGAGAAGGCGGCGCTCAACAAGGTCAACACCGCTGGCCAGGAGCCCGCCACCGCGCGCGGCGCCGAGGCCGTTGGCGGCAAGCAGGAGACGGCCAAGACCGGCAACAACATGCTGTCCCATGTGGTCAGCGAGTTGGAGAAGGGCCAGGTCAACATGGAGAAGCTCATCAAGGCCGGCGCCTCCGGCAAGACCTTCTCCAACGCGGAGCTCCTGTCGCTCCAGGCCGGTATGTACAAGTACACCCAGGAGCTGGATCTGACGAGCAAGGTGGTCGAGAAGGCCACCAGCGGTCTCAAGGACACCCTGAAGACCCAGGTCTAG
- a CDS encoding type III secretion protein: MTLRPYALAALLALAVGTGCTIDLQHELSEQDANEIYVLLSKNGISATKMKEEGGNELRFRIVVPKADAAQAAELLRAYSLPRPMEKGLSHFAKGGMVPTATEERAMLLKALGGEVSNALNQIDGVLEARAIVMIPENNDLTQPENKPMPSASVFIKYRPTAKNESPIKREDVQQFVSTAVPELKPEAVTVLLTPAIAGEAEVSPESRLQDVMGMRMTAGSVGQFRMMAAVAVLLILASIGLSAWSLMRGGGTAATARARPKP; encoded by the coding sequence ATGACGCTCCGACCGTACGCGCTCGCCGCCCTCCTCGCCCTCGCGGTGGGGACCGGCTGCACCATCGACCTGCAGCACGAACTCTCCGAGCAGGATGCCAATGAAATCTATGTCCTGCTCAGCAAGAACGGCATCTCCGCCACGAAGATGAAGGAAGAGGGCGGCAACGAGCTGCGCTTCCGCATCGTCGTTCCCAAGGCCGACGCGGCGCAGGCCGCCGAGCTGCTGCGGGCGTACTCGCTGCCGCGCCCCATGGAGAAGGGCCTGAGCCACTTCGCCAAGGGTGGCATGGTGCCCACCGCCACCGAGGAGCGCGCCATGCTGCTCAAGGCGCTCGGCGGCGAAGTGTCAAACGCGCTCAACCAGATCGACGGCGTGCTGGAGGCCCGGGCCATCGTGATGATTCCGGAGAACAACGATCTCACGCAGCCGGAGAACAAGCCGATGCCCTCGGCGTCGGTGTTCATCAAGTACCGGCCGACGGCCAAGAACGAGTCGCCCATCAAGCGCGAGGACGTGCAGCAGTTCGTCTCCACCGCGGTGCCGGAGCTGAAGCCGGAGGCGGTGACGGTGCTGCTGACGCCGGCCATCGCGGGCGAGGCGGAGGTGAGCCCGGAGAGCCGGCTGCAGGATGTCATGGGCATGCGCATGACGGCGGGCAGCGTGGGCCAGTTCCGCATGATGGCCGCCGTGGCCGTGCTGCTCATCCTGGCCTCCATCGGCCTGTCGGCATGGTCTCTGATGCGCGGAGGTGGCACGGCCGCCACGGCCCGCGCCAGGCCCAAGCCGTAA
- a CDS encoding FliH/SctL family protein — translation MAIGKVIKGDSAAEPAPSGGDRPVLRPPRPGVMNAEVFEARQSAQGIIEEAQKEKERILAEAQKEREDVLAKAREQGKQEGMAQATELILRAKMQAGEILAQQEQDVVALACKIAEKIIGRDVERDPTLLVDICAKAIEELRNARAVVLRVNPKSAAVLRARKAELMELIGRAVDVAIREDPDVAPVGCIVQTEFGKVDAQLPTQFEMLQNVLFPDQGKKEGPP, via the coding sequence ATGGCGATCGGCAAGGTGATCAAGGGTGACTCGGCGGCCGAGCCGGCACCCTCTGGGGGAGATCGGCCGGTGCTGCGGCCTCCGCGCCCGGGTGTGATGAACGCCGAGGTCTTCGAGGCCCGGCAGAGCGCCCAGGGCATCATCGAGGAGGCGCAGAAGGAGAAGGAGCGCATCCTCGCGGAGGCCCAGAAGGAGCGCGAGGACGTGCTGGCCAAGGCCCGCGAGCAGGGCAAGCAGGAGGGCATGGCCCAGGCCACGGAGCTCATCCTGCGCGCGAAGATGCAGGCGGGGGAGATCCTCGCCCAGCAGGAGCAGGACGTGGTGGCCCTGGCGTGCAAGATCGCCGAGAAGATCATCGGCCGCGACGTGGAGCGCGATCCCACGCTGCTGGTGGACATCTGCGCCAAGGCCATCGAGGAGCTGCGCAACGCGCGGGCGGTGGTGCTCCGGGTGAATCCCAAGTCGGCGGCGGTGCTGCGCGCCCGCAAGGCGGAGCTGATGGAGCTCATCGGCCGGGCGGTGGACGTGGCCATCCGCGAGGATCCGGACGTCGCCCCGGTGGGCTGCATCGTGCAGACGGAGTTCGGCAAGGTGGACGCGCAACTGCCCACCCAGTTCGAGATGCTGCAGAACGTGCTGTTCCCGGACCAGGGCAAGAAGGAGGGCCCTCCGTAG
- the sctN gene encoding type III secretion system ATPase SctN translates to MALDLSRYYSLIKDAPLYRVRGRVTELTGLVIKASVPGVRVGELVIIKGASRAAVKAEVVGFQGDEVMLMPLGELYGIGPDSEVIPTGRPLSIKCGEELLGRVLNGIGEPMDGKPLPEGMLDWSVDRDCPDPFKRQRIERPLPLGVRCIDGLLTVGEGQRVGLFAGSGVGKSTLMGQIARNTQADLSVVALIGERGREVREFIEDAMGEEGMKRAVLVCATSDQPSLVRLRAAYVATAIAEYFRERGGNVLFMLDTVTRLARAQREIGLAIGEPPARQGYPPSVFSMLPRILERTGNSEKGKCTAIYTCLVAGGDMEEPIADEVRGILDGHFILNRALGERNQWPAMDVLASLSRVMSGIVSKEHKKAAGKLRETLSTYEKQRDLILLGAYQYGTDPRTDYAIDKYDAIIDFLKQDTHSNSPFEETVQKLIGLFED, encoded by the coding sequence ATGGCTCTCGATCTCTCGCGCTACTACTCCCTCATCAAGGACGCGCCGCTGTACCGGGTGCGAGGCCGCGTCACCGAGCTGACGGGTCTGGTCATCAAGGCCAGCGTGCCCGGCGTGCGGGTGGGAGAGCTCGTCATCATCAAGGGCGCCAGCCGGGCCGCGGTGAAGGCCGAGGTGGTGGGGTTCCAGGGCGACGAGGTCATGCTCATGCCCCTGGGCGAGCTCTACGGCATCGGTCCGGACAGCGAGGTCATCCCCACGGGCAGACCGCTCTCCATCAAGTGCGGGGAGGAACTGCTGGGCCGCGTGCTCAATGGCATCGGCGAGCCCATGGACGGCAAGCCCCTGCCCGAGGGCATGCTCGACTGGTCGGTGGACCGTGACTGCCCGGACCCCTTCAAGCGCCAGCGCATCGAGCGCCCGCTGCCCCTGGGGGTGCGCTGCATCGACGGGCTGCTCACCGTGGGCGAGGGCCAGCGCGTGGGCCTGTTCGCCGGTTCCGGCGTCGGCAAGTCCACGCTGATGGGGCAGATCGCCCGGAACACCCAGGCGGACCTGAGCGTGGTGGCCCTGATCGGCGAGCGTGGCCGCGAGGTGCGCGAGTTCATCGAGGACGCCATGGGCGAGGAAGGCATGAAGCGCGCCGTGCTGGTGTGCGCCACCTCGGACCAGCCCAGCCTGGTGCGTCTGCGCGCCGCCTACGTGGCCACGGCCATCGCCGAGTACTTCCGCGAGCGCGGTGGCAACGTGCTCTTCATGCTCGACACGGTGACCCGTCTGGCCCGTGCCCAGCGTGAGATCGGCCTCGCCATCGGTGAGCCTCCGGCCCGCCAGGGCTATCCGCCGAGCGTGTTCTCCATGCTGCCGCGCATCCTCGAGCGCACGGGCAACTCGGAAAAGGGCAAGTGCACCGCCATCTACACCTGCCTCGTGGCCGGCGGTGACATGGAGGAGCCCATCGCCGACGAGGTCCGCGGTATTCTCGACGGCCACTTCATCCTCAACCGTGCCCTGGGCGAGCGCAACCAGTGGCCCGCCATGGACGTGCTGGCCAGCCTCTCCCGTGTGATGAGCGGCATCGTCTCCAAGGAGCACAAGAAGGCGGCCGGCAAGCTGCGCGAGACGCTCTCGACCTACGAGAAGCAGCGCGACCTCATCCTCCTGGGCGCCTACCAGTACGGCACGGACCCCCGGACGGACTACGCCATCGACAAGTACGACGCCATCATCGACTTCCTCAAGCAGGACACCCACTCCAACAGCCCCTTCGAGGAAACCGTCCAGAAGCTCATCGGGCTCTTCGAGGATTAA
- a CDS encoding flagellar assembly protein FliH codes for MPPYRLQVLLEMRERAKEEAEQAFSDAVKALEKEKAELKRLEEDLEKRKAERKQKVMAYLQQVMAKGATGVNSLTMMNRYEDRLKDEEAQVALEIERQKEAIKVAEKLVEQRRREMAEAAKELKAIEKHKETWQKQIRAERQAKEELNQEEIGNTLFLMRQRK; via the coding sequence ATGCCTCCGTACCGGTTGCAAGTCCTGCTCGAGATGCGCGAGCGCGCCAAGGAGGAGGCCGAACAGGCCTTCTCCGATGCCGTCAAGGCGCTGGAGAAGGAGAAGGCCGAGCTCAAGCGCCTCGAGGAGGATCTCGAGAAGCGCAAGGCCGAGCGCAAGCAGAAGGTGATGGCCTACCTCCAGCAGGTGATGGCCAAGGGCGCCACGGGCGTCAACAGCCTCACCATGATGAATCGCTACGAGGACCGCCTCAAGGACGAGGAGGCCCAGGTGGCGCTGGAGATCGAGCGTCAGAAGGAGGCCATCAAGGTCGCCGAGAAGCTCGTGGAGCAGCGCCGGCGGGAGATGGCCGAGGCCGCCAAGGAGCTCAAGGCCATCGAGAAGCACAAGGAGACCTGGCAGAAGCAGATCCGCGCCGAGCGACAGGCGAAGGAGGAGCTGAACCAGGAGGAAATCGGGAACACCTTGTTCCTGATGCGCCAGCGCAAGTAA
- a CDS encoding flagellar hook-length control protein FliK, which produces MSRVEDDRQAQKAAERLAQEKRLQESKTKQRTEGENAFSKLVQQQKSQQAQTQQTRTQEQGLGKSVLASLLKENEAKGKTEQRGEAQKSTLRQTGKALDERVQQSRTGEGERLSQGRQTDSSQTSQAAQGRQADQGVAHTRSESRLSDAKNTDDALNERGEALTKGSENSAAGQAGRSKGSLKTDADGGGKGGGDGKDKKDGGAELAAGFRFNPALMAPVPVAKPKPTAGSERLRAIANEIAQKIVERVRVGTNAAGNAEFQIDLRSDVLSGLSIKLSAKNGKIHAVFSGGDKDVLKMLEEQRDGLKSALAGRGLTLEDLRIEAKS; this is translated from the coding sequence ATGAGCCGAGTCGAAGACGATCGTCAGGCGCAGAAGGCCGCGGAGCGGCTGGCCCAGGAGAAGCGTCTCCAGGAGTCCAAGACGAAGCAGCGCACGGAGGGCGAGAACGCCTTCTCCAAGCTGGTTCAGCAGCAGAAGTCCCAGCAGGCGCAGACGCAGCAGACCCGGACCCAGGAGCAGGGCCTGGGGAAGTCCGTGCTCGCGAGCCTGCTGAAGGAGAACGAGGCCAAGGGCAAGACGGAGCAGCGCGGCGAGGCCCAGAAGAGCACGTTGCGCCAGACGGGCAAGGCCCTGGACGAGCGCGTCCAACAGTCGCGCACGGGCGAGGGAGAGCGGCTGTCCCAGGGGCGGCAGACGGACTCCTCCCAGACGAGCCAGGCGGCCCAGGGCCGGCAGGCGGACCAGGGCGTGGCCCACACGCGCTCCGAGTCGCGCCTGTCGGACGCCAAGAACACCGACGACGCCCTGAACGAGCGCGGCGAGGCGCTCACCAAGGGCAGCGAGAATTCGGCCGCGGGCCAGGCCGGCCGGAGCAAGGGCTCGCTCAAGACGGACGCGGACGGCGGTGGCAAGGGCGGTGGGGACGGCAAGGACAAGAAGGACGGCGGGGCGGAGCTGGCGGCTGGCTTCCGCTTCAACCCCGCGCTGATGGCCCCCGTGCCGGTGGCCAAGCCCAAGCCCACGGCGGGCTCGGAGCGGCTGCGCGCCATCGCCAACGAGATCGCCCAGAAGATCGTCGAGCGGGTGCGGGTGGGCACCAATGCCGCGGGTAACGCGGAGTTCCAGATCGACCTCCGCAGCGACGTGCTCAGCGGCCTGTCCATCAAGCTCAGCGCGAAGAACGGGAAGATCCATGCCGTGTTCAGCGGCGGAGACAAGGACGTACTGAAGATGCTGGAGGAGCAGCGCGACGGGCTCAAGAGCGCGCTGGCCGGACGCGGTCTCACCCTCGAGGATCTGCGTATCGAGGCGAAGTCATGA
- the sctQ gene encoding type III secretion system cytoplasmic ring protein SctQ codes for MSRLDFDTDEDPGEHERTMVVDTRQLKRPGKPWRPFSFKRLEKVSLTESRLTGRLKWLTPKAEAVEALCARLKAIFDTQVGFSLETVQVFGSGELRHHMAEPAFLSFLVPGPHRGRAVLEVELALAHAAVDALLGGAGEAVGLRPLTDIEEGVAGFVLLEALKALGPGMDPGQPKLRMEGVARGVDEAVARLGEEGPVLVVQMRARLGSHDGVVRLFVPSGVLDVMEPAQVSEQRRVQLRSDVQAHLGRLSSARAWLRAEIGYAEISSRDLSSLRVKDVVLVDSLSARQDRGEEGTARLRLGLGRAGCLDAQVFVEDGLYRARITAVVLGEQSFQRRVPSEADEAAAEALGESGEAGEDEEFTNPEMNNPLAESGAVDDRMDASDLLGDIPLQISVELARVPVTADQVVSMRVGQVIELSRAPGEPVDLSVNGKVIARGELVELEGQLGVRVLSLAG; via the coding sequence ATGAGTCGTCTCGATTTCGATACGGACGAAGATCCTGGCGAACACGAGCGCACCATGGTCGTCGATACCCGGCAATTGAAGCGCCCGGGGAAGCCCTGGCGCCCCTTCTCCTTCAAGCGGCTGGAGAAGGTGTCCCTCACCGAGTCCCGGCTCACCGGGCGTCTGAAGTGGTTGACGCCGAAGGCCGAGGCCGTCGAGGCGCTGTGCGCCCGGCTCAAGGCCATCTTCGACACGCAGGTGGGCTTCTCGCTGGAGACGGTGCAGGTGTTCGGCTCGGGCGAGCTGCGCCACCACATGGCTGAGCCGGCCTTCCTGTCCTTCCTGGTGCCCGGTCCGCATCGCGGGCGCGCGGTGCTGGAGGTGGAGCTGGCCCTGGCGCACGCGGCGGTGGACGCGCTGCTGGGCGGCGCGGGCGAGGCGGTCGGCCTGCGGCCCCTCACGGACATCGAGGAGGGCGTGGCGGGCTTCGTCCTCCTCGAGGCGCTCAAGGCGCTGGGTCCGGGGATGGATCCGGGGCAGCCCAAGCTGCGGATGGAGGGCGTGGCGCGCGGGGTGGACGAGGCGGTGGCGCGGCTGGGCGAGGAGGGACCGGTGCTGGTGGTGCAAATGCGCGCCCGGCTCGGCTCCCACGACGGCGTGGTGCGCCTCTTCGTGCCCTCGGGCGTGCTGGATGTGATGGAGCCGGCGCAGGTGTCCGAGCAGCGGCGGGTGCAGCTGCGCTCGGACGTGCAGGCGCACCTGGGCCGCCTGTCGTCGGCGCGCGCCTGGTTGCGCGCGGAGATCGGCTACGCGGAGATCTCCAGCCGCGACCTGTCGAGCCTCCGGGTGAAGGACGTGGTGCTGGTGGACTCGCTCTCGGCCCGGCAGGATCGGGGCGAGGAGGGAACCGCGCGGCTTCGTCTGGGGCTGGGACGCGCGGGCTGCCTGGACGCGCAGGTGTTCGTCGAGGACGGCCTCTACCGGGCCCGCATCACCGCGGTGGTGCTCGGGGAGCAGTCCTTCCAGCGGCGTGTGCCCTCCGAGGCGGACGAGGCCGCGGCGGAGGCCCTGGGCGAGTCCGGAGAGGCGGGGGAGGACGAGGAGTTCACCAACCCCGAGATGAACAACCCTTTGGCGGAGAGTGGTGCCGTGGACGACAGAATGGATGCGAGCGACCTGCTGGGTGACATCCCGCTGCAGATCTCCGTGGAGCTGGCCCGGGTGCCGGTGACGGCCGACCAGGTGGTGTCCATGCGGGTGGGGCAGGTCATCGAGTTGAGCCGGGCGCCGGGCGAGCCGGTGGACCTGTCGGTGAACGGCAAGGTGATTGCCCGGGGCGAGCTGGTGGAGCTGGAGGGGCAGCTGGGCGTGCGGGTCCTCTCGCTCGCGGGCTGA